A window of Caretta caretta isolate rCarCar2 chromosome 13, rCarCar1.hap1, whole genome shotgun sequence contains these coding sequences:
- the RBM38 gene encoding RNA-binding protein 38, with the protein MHTVQKDTTFTKIFVGGLPYHTTDSSLRKYFEVFGDIEEAVVITDRQTGKSRGYGFVTMVDRAAAERACKDPNPIIDGRKANVNLAYLGAKPRSIQTGFTIGVQQLHPAFIQRPYGLTPHYIYPQAIVQPSVVIPTPVQSITSPYIDYTSASQAYTQYTTAAYDQYPYAASPAAGFVGYGYTSAVQQPITASNPAAHTTAFVQYQPQQLQPDRMQ; encoded by the exons ATGCACACCGTGCAGAAGGACACTACCTTCACCAAGATCTTCGTCGGGGGGCTGCCCTACCACACCACCGACTCCTCCCTGAGGAAGTACTTCGAGGTGTTCGGGGACATCGAGGAAGCGGTGGTGATCACCGACCGGCAGACGGGCAAATCCCGGGGATATGGCTTC GTGACCATGGTAGACAGAGCTGCAGCTGAGAGAGCATGCAAAGATCCCAACCCCATCATTGATGGCAGAAAAGCAAATGTGAACCTGGCATATCTGGGAGCAAAACCAAGGAGTATTCAAACTG GTTTCACTATAGGTGTGCAGCAGCTACATCCAGCCTTTATTCAGCGACCATATGG GCTCACCCCTCACTATATTTACCCTCAAGCTATTGTTCAGCCTAGCGTGGTCATCCCAACCCCTGTGCAGTCTATCACATCTCCCTACATAGACTACACCTCTGCGAGCCAAGCCTACACCCAGTACACCACAGCTGCCTACGACCAGTACCCCTACGCCGCCTCTCCTGCTGCTGGGTTTGTGGGATACGGCTACACGAGCGCAGTTCAGCAGCCCATCACTGCTAGCAATCCAGCAGCACACACCACAGCTTTTGTTCAGTAtcagccccagcagctgcagcctgaCCGTATGCAGTAA